A genome region from Vibrio tapetis subsp. tapetis includes the following:
- a CDS encoding rhodanese-like domain-containing protein — protein sequence MFKNLQVVLFAFTILFSPFSMASERAEQGWQLIEQGALIVDVRTPQEFDDAHLNNALNFPLHELDKHFSSINKDRVIVLYCRSGNRSGQAYNYLLEQGFTHLHNAGGLQEMQTSK from the coding sequence ATGTTTAAAAATCTACAGGTTGTACTTTTTGCTTTCACGATTTTGTTTTCCCCTTTTTCAATGGCGTCGGAACGAGCAGAGCAAGGTTGGCAACTGATAGAACAAGGTGCTCTGATCGTCGATGTACGAACGCCTCAAGAATTTGATGATGCGCATTTAAACAATGCCCTGAACTTCCCGTTACATGAACTTGATAAACACTTTTCATCCATAAACAAAGACCGCGTGATTGTGTTGTACTGCCGAAGCGGTAACCGTTCAGGCCAAGCTTATAACTATTTACTCGAACAAGGGTTTACTCACTTGCACAATGCCGGTGGCCTACAAGAAATGCAAACATCTAAGTAA
- a CDS encoding LysE family translocator, which yields MQLLNIEAFLIAITILTLTPGLDTALVIRNTSRNGALQGSITSLGICLGLFVHATFSAIGISAILLQSAEMFMVMKWVGAAYLIWLGIGSLKTMWRGGDALKIEAVNSGSQGDWRKSLKEGFLSNVLNPKTAVFYLAFLPQFIHPDYSPFLQSLLMASIHFFIAMVWQCSIALMINRAKGALSNTSFVRWLEGATGVVLVALGVKLIMEEPL from the coding sequence ATGCAACTACTGAATATTGAAGCTTTTTTGATTGCCATTACTATCCTAACATTAACGCCTGGGCTTGATACGGCTTTGGTTATCCGTAATACCAGCCGTAATGGTGCACTGCAAGGGAGCATAACTAGCTTAGGTATTTGCTTGGGGTTGTTCGTCCACGCCACATTCTCTGCTATTGGTATCTCGGCCATTCTCTTGCAATCTGCGGAAATGTTTATGGTTATGAAATGGGTTGGCGCCGCGTATCTTATTTGGTTAGGAATTGGCTCATTAAAAACCATGTGGCGCGGTGGTGATGCCTTAAAAATTGAAGCGGTAAACAGTGGCTCTCAAGGGGATTGGAGGAAATCACTTAAAGAAGGCTTTTTATCCAATGTGTTGAACCCTAAAACTGCCGTGTTTTATCTGGCTTTTCTACCGCAGTTTATTCACCCAGATTATTCGCCATTCTTACAGTCGCTGTTAATGGCGTCGATTCACTTTTTTATTGCTATGGTTTGGCAATGTAGTATTGCGCTGATGATCAATAGAGCGAAAGGTGCCTTGAGTAATACATCATTTGTACGTTGGCTTGAAGGAGCGACAGGTGTGGTTTTGGTTGCATTGGGTGTGAAGCTTATTATGGAAGAGCCTTTATAG
- a CDS encoding alanine/glycine:cation symporter family protein yields MQDLYSFLQIVDNLVWGPPLLILLVGTGAYFTFRLNLLQFRHLPTALKLVFGKNKNQEKQGDISSFAALCTALSATIGTGNIVGVATAIKMGGPGALFWMWLAALFGMATKYAECLLAVKYRKVDDKGQMVGGPMYYLQYGVGSKFLAVMFAIFALGVACFGIGTFPQVNAILDASYLSFGVSRDVSAIVLTSLVAIVTLGGIQSIAKVAGKVVPTMALFYILACVSVLAMNADQLGAAISLVVSSAFTNTAASGGFLGASIMLAIQSGIARGVFSNESGLGSAPMAAAAAKTDSCVKQGLISMTGTFFDTIIICTMTGLTLILTGAWQGDLAGAEMTTYAFSVGLDSESIGPMMVSVGLMFFAFTTILGWNYYGERCVVYLMGTKAILPYKIIFVALVASGAFLKLDMIWVIADIVNGLMAIPNLIGLIALRSVVIEETKRFFDIESGLQSSKPVQA; encoded by the coding sequence ATGCAAGACCTATATTCATTTCTACAAATTGTCGACAACCTCGTTTGGGGTCCACCACTGCTAATTCTGTTAGTTGGTACCGGCGCATACTTCACTTTTCGACTCAACCTTTTGCAGTTCCGTCACCTGCCTACTGCGCTAAAACTTGTGTTTGGCAAAAACAAAAACCAAGAGAAGCAAGGCGATATTTCCAGCTTCGCTGCTCTGTGTACTGCCCTTTCGGCAACCATTGGTACGGGTAATATCGTTGGTGTTGCTACTGCTATCAAAATGGGTGGCCCTGGCGCTCTATTTTGGATGTGGCTCGCGGCTTTATTTGGCATGGCGACGAAATACGCCGAATGTTTGCTTGCGGTGAAATACCGTAAAGTTGACGATAAAGGCCAAATGGTTGGCGGACCAATGTACTACTTGCAGTACGGTGTAGGTTCAAAATTCTTAGCCGTCATGTTCGCTATTTTTGCTTTGGGTGTTGCCTGCTTTGGTATCGGTACCTTCCCACAAGTGAATGCCATTTTGGACGCTAGCTATCTGTCTTTTGGTGTATCTCGTGACGTTTCTGCCATTGTTTTAACTTCATTGGTTGCCATCGTGACACTAGGTGGAATCCAGTCTATCGCTAAAGTTGCGGGTAAAGTGGTACCAACCATGGCACTATTTTACATTCTTGCGTGTGTCAGTGTTCTAGCCATGAATGCAGACCAACTCGGAGCCGCGATTTCACTGGTGGTAAGTTCCGCATTTACCAATACCGCAGCAAGTGGTGGCTTCTTAGGGGCTAGCATTATGCTTGCGATTCAATCTGGTATTGCTCGCGGCGTATTCTCTAACGAGTCGGGACTTGGTAGTGCACCAATGGCGGCGGCAGCAGCGAAAACAGACTCTTGTGTCAAACAAGGCCTGATTTCAATGACAGGCACCTTCTTCGACACCATCATCATCTGTACCATGACTGGCCTCACGCTTATCCTAACGGGTGCTTGGCAAGGCGATCTTGCTGGCGCAGAGATGACGACTTACGCCTTTTCAGTCGGCTTAGATTCTGAATCAATCGGCCCGATGATGGTATCAGTTGGTTTGATGTTCTTTGCGTTTACTACCATTCTAGGTTGGAACTACTACGGCGAGCGCTGCGTGGTTTACTTGATGGGTACCAAAGCCATTCTACCTTACAAAATCATCTTCGTAGCGTTAGTCGCATCAGGTGCTTTCTTAAAGTTGGACATGATTTGGGTTATCGCAGACATCGTAAACGGCCTAATGGCGATTCCAAACTTAATTGGTTTGATTGCGTTAAGAAGTGTCGTAATTGAAGAAACCAAGCGATTCTTTGATATTGAGTCTGGCTTACAATCATCGAAACCAGTTCAAGCATAA
- a CDS encoding carboxypeptidase M32: MSYYKKLVDHNLKISRFNHLSAICGWDQAAMMPSGGNQARSEAMAELSVHVHTLSTQPQLAEWFDKAEQESLSPTETASLREMKRTWNNSNVLPEALVEAKALAGSKCEHAWRSQRGQNDWQGFEKNWREVVELSREESQIRADAAGLSPYDAMLDLYEPGTNTQFLEGLFGDVKTWLPNLIDQVIDKQNQEQIIQPSGTFPTQNQRELGLDVMKLLQFDFNHGRLDVSVHPFCGGVPSDVRLTTRYCESDFVQSLMGTVHETGHARYEQGLPKSLAGLPVGEARSMGVHESQSLFFEMQLGRSDAFIKILSEKAAHNFGRQSDSAFSYDNFHKLYTKVDKGFIRVDADELTYPAHVILRYEIERDLINGKISHTDVPELWATKMKQYLGLDTVGNYTNGCMQDIHWTDGAFGYFPSYTLGAMYAAQQMATVSKQLNVEDVINSGDLTPIFDWLGSNIWDKASTLSTNDLMIQATGEVLNPSFFKKHLEDRYL; encoded by the coding sequence ATGAGCTATTACAAAAAACTTGTCGACCATAACTTGAAGATCTCACGCTTCAATCATCTCTCAGCAATCTGTGGCTGGGATCAGGCTGCAATGATGCCTAGTGGTGGCAACCAAGCTCGCTCGGAAGCAATGGCAGAACTGTCTGTTCACGTTCACACTCTATCAACTCAGCCACAACTTGCTGAATGGTTTGATAAGGCTGAGCAAGAATCTCTTTCTCCGACTGAAACCGCCAGCCTGCGTGAAATGAAACGTACCTGGAATAATAGCAATGTGCTGCCAGAAGCCCTCGTGGAAGCAAAAGCCCTTGCCGGTTCTAAGTGTGAGCACGCATGGCGCAGTCAACGCGGCCAAAATGATTGGCAAGGTTTTGAAAAAAACTGGCGTGAAGTGGTTGAGCTTTCTCGAGAAGAATCTCAGATTCGTGCCGATGCTGCTGGCTTATCACCTTACGATGCCATGCTTGATCTCTACGAACCTGGCACGAATACCCAATTCCTCGAAGGCTTATTTGGCGACGTAAAAACGTGGCTACCTAACCTCATTGATCAAGTTATTGATAAACAGAATCAAGAACAAATCATTCAACCAAGTGGCACTTTTCCAACACAAAACCAGCGCGAACTTGGGTTGGATGTAATGAAGTTACTTCAATTCGACTTCAACCACGGTCGCCTTGATGTCAGTGTTCATCCATTTTGCGGCGGTGTGCCTTCGGATGTCCGCCTAACGACACGTTACTGCGAAAGCGACTTTGTTCAGTCTTTAATGGGCACGGTTCATGAAACAGGCCACGCTCGATATGAGCAAGGTTTACCAAAATCATTAGCAGGGCTGCCAGTTGGAGAAGCGCGTTCAATGGGTGTGCACGAGTCTCAATCTCTATTTTTCGAGATGCAGTTAGGCCGCAGTGACGCATTCATTAAAATCTTATCAGAAAAAGCTGCACACAATTTCGGACGTCAGTCTGACTCGGCGTTTTCTTATGACAACTTCCACAAGCTTTACACCAAAGTGGATAAAGGCTTCATTCGTGTCGATGCCGATGAGCTAACCTACCCTGCCCACGTTATTCTTCGTTACGAAATTGAACGTGACCTGATCAACGGTAAAATTTCCCACACTGATGTACCAGAGCTTTGGGCCACCAAGATGAAGCAATACTTGGGTCTTGATACGGTAGGCAACTACACCAACGGATGCATGCAAGACATACACTGGACAGACGGCGCATTCGGCTACTTCCCAAGTTACACACTTGGCGCGATGTACGCGGCGCAACAAATGGCAACAGTTAGTAAGCAGTTGAACGTTGAAGACGTGATTAACTCTGGTGATTTAACACCTATTTTTGACTGGCTAGGCAGTAACATTTGGGATAAGGCGAGTACGCTTTCAACCAATGATTTGATGATTCAAGCAACAGGTGAAGTATTGAATCCTAGTTTCTTTAAGAAACACTTAGAGGATCGCTACTTGTAA